The following DNA comes from Kitasatospora sp. NBC_01287.
TCGGGGTGGCCCTGCTGCCGCCGGGGACGGTGCCCCGCCCCGGGGTGGTGGACCTGACCGTGACGGCGCCGCGGACCAGGCGGGCGATCGGTCTCGCCTGGGTGACCGGCCGGCCGCTGCCGCCGCCGGCCGAGGCCTTCCGGGCGTTCGTGCTGTCGCGGCGCGGGCGGCTGCTGGACCACGGGTGACAAGCGCCACGCCGATGCGGTGACAGGTGGGAATCTACGCGCGTAGGGGCTACACTCCCGCAATGGAAACGCAGATCTCCGTCCCCGCGGGCACCACGGCCCCGCGCGTCCCCACCGCCGACCAGATCCGCCGGGCCCCCAAGGTGCTGCTGCACGATCACCTGGACGGCGGCCTGCGCCCCGAGACCATCGTCGAGCTGGCCGCCGCCTGCGGCTACCAGGGGCTGCCCACCACCGACCCGGCCAAGCTGGGCGTCTGGTTCCGCGAGGCCGCCGACTCAGGCTCGCTGGTCCGCTACCTGGAGACCTTCGCCCACACCTGTGCCGTGATGCAGACCCGCGAGGCGCTGATCAGGGTCGCCGCCGACTGCGCCGAGGACCTGGCCGCCGACGGCGTGGTCTACGCCGAGGTGCGCTACGCCCCTGAGCAGCACCTGGAGGCCGGGCTGAGCCTGGACGAGGTGGTCGAGGCGGTCAACGAGGGCTTCCGGATCGGCGAGGCCAAGGCCCGCGCGGCCGGCCACCGGATCAAGGTCGGCACCCTGCTCACCGCGATGCGCCACGCCGCCCGCTCGCAGGAGATCGCGGAGCTGGCCAACCGCTACCGCGACGCCGGCGTGGTCGGCTTCGACATCGCCGGCGCCGAGGCGGGCCACCCGCCGACCCGCCACCAGGGCGCCTTCGACTACCTCAAGGGCGAGAACAACCACTTCACCATCCACGCCGGCGAGGCCTTCGGCCTGCCCTCGATTTGGGAGGCGCTGCAGTGCTGCGGCGCCGACCGGTTGGGCCACGGCGTGCGGATCATCGACGACATCACGGTGCGCGAGGACGGCACCGTCGCGCTCGGCCGGCTGGCCGCCTACGTGCGCGACAAGCGGGTCCCGCTGGAGATGTGCCCGACCTCCAACCTGCAGACAGCGGCGGCGAGTTCCTACGCGGAGCACCCGATCAGGCTGCTCAGCCGGCTGAAGTTCCGGGTCACCGTGAACACCGACAACCGGTTGATGAGCGGTACCAGCATGAGCCAGGAGTTCGCCCACCTGATCGAGGCCTTCGGCTACGGCCTCGACGACATGCTGTGGTTCACCGTGAACGCGATGAAGTCCTCCTTCCTGCCGTTCGACGAGCGACTGGCGATGATCAACGAGGTGATCAAGCCGGGCTACGCGGAGCTGAAGGCCGAGTGGCTGTTCGGCGCCTCGGTCTGACGTCCGAAGTCTGAGGGTTCGTCAAGTCCGTTGCGAACAAAGGTCGGTGGGACTGTATGACGGTTCACTCGGGTGAGTGAGGCGTCTTTGGTGCTGACCTGAGGGTGTGTCTACGGTGTGCCAGTCACTGCTGACACGGTGCGGCGGCGCAAGCCCGGTCCGGCCCAACTGCGGCCTCCCGGGCGCGAGCCCGCGCCGCCCCGACGAGGACACGAGGACGGACCCATGAAGCAGACCACTCTCAAGGTCGCTGGAACCGCGGCGCTCGGCGTAGCCATCGCGGCGACCGCGGTCGGTACCGCCTCCGCGGCCGCCGCCGGCGGTCTCACCGCGCTGCCCGACACCGGTGGCCTGACCGGGACGCTGAACCAGGCCCCGGCCGTCGGCGGCCCGGTCACCTCCGCCATGGGCACGCTGGACAAGGGCGCCGGCACCCAGGCGCAGGCCCCGGCCGCGCAGGCCCCCGCGGCCGATGCCCCCGCCGCCGCGC
Coding sequences within:
- a CDS encoding adenosine deaminase, whose product is METQISVPAGTTAPRVPTADQIRRAPKVLLHDHLDGGLRPETIVELAAACGYQGLPTTDPAKLGVWFREAADSGSLVRYLETFAHTCAVMQTREALIRVAADCAEDLAADGVVYAEVRYAPEQHLEAGLSLDEVVEAVNEGFRIGEAKARAAGHRIKVGTLLTAMRHAARSQEIAELANRYRDAGVVGFDIAGAEAGHPPTRHQGAFDYLKGENNHFTIHAGEAFGLPSIWEALQCCGADRLGHGVRIIDDITVREDGTVALGRLAAYVRDKRVPLEMCPTSNLQTAAASSYAEHPIRLLSRLKFRVTVNTDNRLMSGTSMSQEFAHLIEAFGYGLDDMLWFTVNAMKSSFLPFDERLAMINEVIKPGYAELKAEWLFGASV